A region of Cyanobium sp. ATX 6F1 DNA encodes the following proteins:
- a CDS encoding DUF2811 domain-containing protein: MASPATTGSADRANGRAGGEWGLVLDLPADLLAAMEGFLHRRPGLDTNQLLQTALAQFLVQQGAAQPVVRELYLDGLFNMP, encoded by the coding sequence ATGGCCTCCCCTGCCACCACGGGTAGTGCTGATCGTGCCAATGGCCGCGCCGGCGGGGAGTGGGGGCTGGTGCTGGATCTCCCCGCCGATCTGCTCGCCGCCATGGAGGGGTTCCTGCACAGGCGACCTGGCCTTGACACCAATCAGCTGCTTCAGACCGCCCTGGCCCAGTTCCTGGTGCAGCAGGGCGCAGCCCAGCCCGTGGTGCGGGAGCTTTACCTTGATGGCCTGTTCAACATGCCCTGA
- the hemJ gene encoding protoporphyrinogen oxidase HemJ, protein MPLALPPEAYLWFKTLHIVGVVVWFAGLFYLVRLFIYHVEAEELQDPVRGAFKAQYALMERRLANIITTPGMVVAVAMAVGLLVVQPAWLHQSWMHAKLALVVALLAYHAFCYRLMGQLRAGTCRWGGKQLRALNELPTLMLVLVVMLVVFKGQFPTGAATWFLVALVLAMAASIQFYARWRRLRAERETLAAGG, encoded by the coding sequence ATGCCGCTGGCCCTCCCCCCCGAGGCCTACCTGTGGTTCAAAACGCTCCACATCGTTGGCGTGGTGGTCTGGTTTGCGGGGCTGTTCTACCTGGTGCGACTGTTCATCTATCACGTCGAGGCCGAGGAGCTGCAGGACCCTGTGAGGGGTGCGTTCAAGGCCCAGTACGCCCTGATGGAGCGGCGGCTGGCCAACATCATCACCACCCCGGGCATGGTGGTGGCCGTGGCGATGGCGGTGGGGTTGCTGGTGGTGCAGCCGGCCTGGCTGCACCAGAGCTGGATGCACGCCAAGCTTGCGTTGGTGGTGGCCTTGCTGGCCTATCACGCCTTCTGTTATCGCCTTATGGGCCAGCTCAGGGCCGGGACCTGCCGCTGGGGGGGCAAGCAACTGCGCGCCCTCAACGAGCTGCCCACCTTGATGCTGGTGCTGGTGGTGATGCTGGTGGTGTTCAAGGGCCAGTTCCCCACGGGCGCGGCCACCTGGTTCCTGGTGGCGTTGGTGCTGGCGATGGCCGCCTCGATCCAGTTCTATGCCCGCTGGCGGCGCCTGAGGGCCGAGCGGGAAACCCTGGCCGCCGGTGGTTGA
- a CDS encoding PHP domain-containing protein encodes MSGPRRPGAPHPLAAVLEQVTAESCPARFNFHCHTTCSDGSLRPEALARQAIDRGLEHFAVTDHHSLGAHGPIQRQLEQHRQSGQAVPVLWTGVEISCLLEGCLVHVLALGFEAGHGALEPYLQGTAVVGQALRAEAVREAITAAGGLALLAHPARYRLPHQRLIAAAAALGFDGAEAWYDYGMEGRWSPTPVVCNAIDRQLADLGLLRSCGTDTHGSALDGR; translated from the coding sequence TTGAGTGGCCCCCGGCGCCCGGGCGCTCCCCATCCCCTGGCGGCAGTGCTCGAGCAGGTCACGGCCGAGAGTTGCCCGGCGCGGTTCAACTTCCACTGCCACACCACCTGCAGTGACGGCAGCCTGCGACCCGAAGCCCTGGCGCGCCAGGCGATCGACCGTGGGCTGGAGCATTTCGCCGTCACCGACCACCACAGCCTTGGGGCCCATGGCCCGATTCAGCGTCAGTTGGAGCAGCATCGGCAGTCCGGTCAGGCGGTGCCGGTGCTGTGGACGGGGGTGGAGATCAGCTGTCTGTTGGAGGGTTGTCTCGTGCACGTGCTCGCCCTGGGTTTCGAGGCGGGCCACGGCGCGCTGGAGCCCTACCTCCAGGGGACGGCCGTGGTGGGCCAGGCCCTTAGGGCTGAGGCCGTGCGCGAAGCGATCACCGCCGCCGGCGGCCTGGCCCTTCTGGCCCACCCAGCCCGCTATCGGCTGCCCCACCAGCGCCTGATCGCCGCTGCCGCCGCCCTCGGATTCGATGGGGCGGAGGCCTGGTACGACTACGGCATGGAGGGCCGCTGGTCGCCCACGCCCGTGGTCTGCAACGCCATCGATCGTCAGTTGGCTGATCTCGGACTTTTGCGTAGTTGCGGTACCGATACCCATGGATCGGCCCTCGACGGCCGCTAG